The Argiope bruennichi chromosome 9, qqArgBrue1.1, whole genome shotgun sequence nucleotide sequence tgaatccaCTAcggaaaaattcaataacattttatttccaatagATACTGATATATACAATAGCTAAATATTCAACACACATTATTGAATATCAAGTCTTATAAAATATTCCCTGCTGTTATATTGTATACTTTTCATAAAAGTACAAAGTCGATGTTAAAATTTCAGATGTGTTATTCGTTCAGAGGACACGTGATTTGCAAATATTTGGAACGACGAACTACCACTTGGAAAATACTCTTGGCGTCAGAACCACATTTTTTGCGAATCTCTTCTGCAATGCATAATACATTTCCCAGATGCTTGCTGTAATGCatgaatatttagatattaaaaaattggaCATTAACTTACATTTTCTGAATTGTAACAGTAAAGGGGTCATCAATTACATAACTTTTAATAACTAGCGGAATTTATAACTTTGACCAGCTATTAGTTACCATATCTAACATATATGATTAACGGTGTGATCACTAAATTAGTCTTAATTAATCGACAAATGAAGGTACTCAAAATTTCAGTTGCAACCTttcgaaactaaaattttatgtttctcaATTGCATTTCGATTTTTGCCTTTATCCAAGATAGCGGCCGTTTGATGAGAATTTTAACGCTCCTCGAGTTTCATGACGAGGCCATACATATAACCATAATTCTAAGCCATTTTTGTGACTAgccttgaatttaaaattcataaaagaatcgtcaaaaattgaattcattttgtcaaacattttctaatttatttttgtaatttaattttataaaattgttatttttctcaatactttcGGGACtaggaacgtttttttttttttttaatatattgatgtGATATGTAGTTTAGTAAGAAATATTGCTCATTTTTTTGAAGTGAAGTAAGGGTTATTTAAGGATAAACCTCAAATTTGAACCTTAATGATATGATGAGGACAAATCCTGTGCTGGTTCCTCTTCTTCAGACGTCTACGGCAATAGGCAAATGCTTGATCCTTGAGGGAATTAATTGTGCCccaaatcattatattttaagaatgggtttctcaaatagaaaatataaccTTAACTACCAGTTTTTCTTAGTATAAAAAGTAACAATCTTGGTATTATGAGGTAGCATTACTGAATTCGCAATGTCTTGGAGTTTTGTTAAAAACGTAAAATGTTCGATTTCATAGATTTTGAAAGAGGCAAAAGTGTATAAGTCAAAGTATCtggatgatgatgtcgtgtccgcattaccacggaaagggggtgcagtagcttctgatggtaaaggcccctgaacacccgagggcagaagtctgacttctagctcgtatgaagatgaaactcgcacattcgcttgcacaacccctttttacaagggggggggCATTCATACATCTCCCAGATAGAACATAGATTGAGAACctccatgcccgaaccgggattcgaacccgggacgcccagatcacggggaagatgcgctacccctgtGCCAGGATTCCGGCCATTATCTGGAGTAACTATGAATTAAGCATTCTAGCTTTTAAGGCATTTCCAGAAGTGTAGTGTCTAAAATTATGGTATACTCCCGATGCGGCAAGACAAACTCGGTAATGCAAAAAAGAGCACGGAAGTAAAAGCAGAGCTAAAGAAACCGAGTATTGAAACGTATTTTAATATCGAAAAAGAAAACAGTGGCAGCTAAATAGACCTCAGAACTCAATCAGCATCTGGATTCTTCACAGTCAATAATTACAATTAGGAGACACCTTCATTAACAGCATATTTGAGGCAGAGTagcccaagccacttgtcacaggtGTTAATCCCAAACATCGCCTACAGtgatgcaataaataaaacacCTGGACGATGTATTAATGGAAAATAGTCATATGGTCAGACGAGTCATTTTCTCACTTTTATCCACAACAAGATCTGGTATACGTTTGAAGGGCACCTGCACAAGCGTACGATTGTTATTATCACCTTTCATCTGTCAGGCATGGTGGTGGATCTATCATGGTATGAGCAGTCATGGCATGGATTATTGCTGCCCAATTGTAATCCTGATGCAATAAAGTATAGGTGCAACAGGTGTTTTTGATGATTAGGTTCATCcttacaatttttgttttctgaagAAGAAAGAATTTTCCACAATGAAAATGGTACTAGTCATACAGCTTTATGGCATTGTGATGGTTAAGATatccaaataacattttatgcATCGCCCTTTTATATTAGACCTTCTATTCGCCACAGAGCATGGCTACAATCCCATTCACCGAGTAAAATACATACTCTAATTAGACTATGTTCCAATTAGAACTAATTAGAATACTTATACAATACTAATTAGAATTCTATTCTTTTAGCCCCAATATTTCAGCCATGAATTTCGGAATATCCTGTATAAGATAATTATATCAATCAACAGTATTAGTAATACACTCTAATTATATTATGTTCTAATTAGAATATACAATACTAATTAGAATTCCATTCTTTTAGCCATAAAATTTCAGCCATAAATTTCGGAATATCCTgtataagatatttatattaatcaacAGTATTAGTAAAAAGCAAAATAGggttttttaaactttatctttCTATTTTCCACCATCTTTCTACGAAATTGcgttttttaaatagaatgatcATTTCGAAATACATTGGTAAATACAATGAACACAAACGTTGGAAATAGAATAAGTGAATGTTtcagaatatcaaaataaacagtatttaactttttatttagttctgacaaatgtttgtggccagagaaaaattttaacaattgtttCGAAATAGATAACTAGAATAAAATTTCCGACACGACGAATTCTGATTTGTTAGTAGgctttattaacaatttattttcatcatataacCAAAAGTATATTTTACTTCTGAATAAGTACGATTCAATTAGTTTTCTACAACATATTAATGTGAAACATTTTCTGTATTGTGTATGGGAGCATTCCGTACACAACTTTACAAACTTACTATAAGAGttattcaaaaacataacttaCTTGCAAACAGTTTCTGTCACATTAGCATCATCCAATTTTATATCCTCACCCGAGAAGAATGAGTCatattctgtatcaaatttttcctGGCAATATCGAACTCCAGGCATTGCCATCTTATAGCAAATCGCATAATTAAGGTACGCTGCATAAAAACATAAGTAAAACACATATGATAAATTGcgtatgattaaaaaattaactttgtaaaatttttaaaaataatatctttattattatttcggtTGTAACAAAAAAACGTTAAGTAGACTTTACAGAATGTTACAGCTGAAACTATCGAAATTTTAatgatccgtccattaggaaccgagatacgcctgattggcctAGAAGATTCTCGGCAGTTCAAGCTGCAGTGAACAAAAATCGGAATCGTAGACAGGTAACGGGTCTTCGAGAGAATAGCGGAGCAACGGaggagtgccagcgttgtgtggagcgcaAGCTAGTGCTGAACCGAGCTGTGTACCGAGTTCTGgtgtctattgtggaagcagcatcgagtcctgtgaGGATTAGCCAGTCATGTAGTAGTGAATTGGtagctggatacagctaaagcgaggtcACAGTGGAGAATTTCAACCGTCTGGAGAGACCATAGAGTGAAGTTCCGAGGATTTTCCCTCTTcttctgaattctgtctggccgctttgtgtacTGTGGTCAAATACTACCTGTGGGCTGCTGTGTGTTAGTCTCGTCTATATAGTTGTCGTCTATGTCTCGTTTGTGTACTCgtgttcttcgtgtaaataaacgtcgttgttttctactgaggcatGTTGATGTGTttttacaccatacacccactacagtTGAACCCAgtgaaatccgtaacaatataatgaagttgagaaaatagcatttcagATCAGTTTATgcagttaaaaaattactttgcatCCATTCCGAAGAAGTTTAAAACAATGTCTtaccaacatttttaaaaatcattaaattactcattttaaataaactatttgtaGACTTTGGCTTTTGGAGGTAAAATCATCTTTTTGCGCAAGAAAAtctgaacaaatattaaaaaaaaaaaaagacatatcgAATATATGTGAaagaagcaattttaattttatgatacagTCATCAAAACTAGTTGAAGTACAttacaatttttcagaattacaaaagaaattttataaaaactgaacaaCAGATCTTagtatttatagaaatgtaaATACTTACTTTGCTTCATATAGTGATCTTTATAACACATATCTTCAATCAAACTGTAGAGATTTTGTAAGTATTTCAATGTTTTTCGGCTCCCTGATATTTCGCATTCTTTGGAAAAAGATTTCATGCATCTATAGTATTCAGTAaagaatctaagaaaaaaaacattttcgaatTTAGGCAATTTTTGGTATCAATtgaacaaattgaaaatattcgaataaaagaaaaactttggaaagaattttcacaatttaacctttttaaattttcagttttttctaTGAAACTATTTCAAGTTCTTATCggaaaagagaatttaaaaattattaaacataataagtataattttctAAGTTTTCAACAATTTTCAGTTTATCCTGAATTGCATCTATTGGAGTTCtcgtatataattttgaattattttatttattaattttgaagataaattatttcaaaattttctcaatgCTTTCTATTTTCCCAAGCCCTTATTTACAAGgattttttgacaataaaaaaaatcatgatggagttattctaaatatatttaatgacaaTTTATTATCATACCTATTAGCGGTATTATATggcatatttgaaataaatttactatgatatattgctttttaattcgttttaatcattcaaaataatatacacGCTTGCAAATTTTCCAAGTGAAA carries:
- the LOC129984687 gene encoding uncharacterized protein LOC129984687 isoform X1, with the protein product MIPLIWFILLLFGVGQIITSKHYKISGPLVESPCKRNPVPFCSNGYEQFFNNLPDDDESLNEACRFFTEYYRCMKSFSKECEISGSRKTLKYLQNLYSLIEDMCYKDHYMKQTYLNYAICYKMAMPGVRYCQEKFDTEYDSFFSGEDIKLDDANVTETVCNKHLGNVLCIAEEIRKKCGSDAKSIFQVVVRRSKYLQITCPLNE
- the LOC129984687 gene encoding uncharacterized protein LOC129984687 isoform X2, whose translation is MIPLIWFILLLFGGPLVESPCKRNPVPFCSNGYEQFFNNLPDDDESLNEACRFFTEYYRCMKSFSKECEISGSRKTLKYLQNLYSLIEDMCYKDHYMKQTYLNYAICYKMAMPGVRYCQEKFDTEYDSFFSGEDIKLDDANVTETVCNKHLGNVLCIAEEIRKKCGSDAKSIFQVVVRRSKYLQITCPLNE